The sequence CGCGGCGGGATTCGAACCGAGTGGAGACGGTCGGTCTCACTGCGTTCGACCGCTGCGACTCCCCGGGTTCGAATCCCTTGGCCCGTTCAGTCACTTCGTTCCTTCACGGGCGCGGCGGGATTCGAACCCGCGATCGAGAGGTTAGGAACCTCTCGCCCTGTCCGCTAGGCCACGCGCCCCACAGTCCCATCGGATGCTCTCGCGAAAAACGATTACGTTTCGGTGGACGATTCGGACTCCGCCTCTGCGGACTCGTCTTCGGGTGTCTCGGAACTGGACGACGGTCCCTCCCGCATCTCCTCGAGCTCCTGTTCGACTTCTTCGCGCCCCTTCTGGAATTCTCCCATCGCTTCGCCGGTCGATCGGGCGAGCTTCGGAATCTTGTTCGCGCCGAACAGCAAGACAGCAATCAGCAGGATGACGGCCAGCTCCATCCCCCCGGGCATGCCGCCCACGAACAGTGGTAGTGCGTCGATCATCTCTACTCCATGCTTGCCTACAGCCGACTATAGGCTTTTTGCTCGCCACCACCGGTGATTTGGAGAGCGATTCGCCCCTTGCACAACCATAATGCCCATGTCACCGCAACTATGGGTATGGTCGAAACAGGCGACGACGCACCCGATTTCACCGCACCGATCGCGAACGGCGACATCGAGCCCTTCACGCTCTCCGAGCACCTCGGGGAGTCTCCGATCGTCCTGGCCTTCTTCCCCGGGGCATTTACGAGCGTCTGCACTGAGGAGATGTGTACCTTCCGCGACGAGATGGCCCAATTCAACGACGTAGGCGCCACGGTCTACGGTCTGAGCGTGGATACGCCCTTCTCGCTCAACGAGTTCCGCGATCAGTACGATCTGCAGTTCGGTATCGTGAGCGACCATGCAAAGGAGATCATCGACGCCTACGACGTGGAGATGGACTTTGCGGACATGGGCTACTACGGCGTCGCAAAGCGCTCGGTCTTCGTCGTCGACGCCGATGGCGAAATCACGTACTCGTGGGTCAGCGACGACCCCGGCGTCGAACCGGACTACGAGGCGGTCGAGGCGGCGGCCGAAGAGGCAGCGCGGTAGGCACCCGGCAGTCGAAACAGTAGCTCGGAAGGGTCACGGCGGCCGGAAAAGGAGCCCGGTAGAGACAAGCCCGGTAGGCACAATCACTTTTCCCCGCGTGTAACCATCCTCTACACATGAGCAGTGTGTCCATCCATGAGCGATGACAACAATTCGAGTGGCGACCGCCACTACGACCCCGATGCCGACCACGCCTTTCCAGACGAACGGTTGAACGCGGTGCTGGAGACGCTCCTATCGGATCCCGAGGTGACGGCATATCTCGAAGCCCAGAACGTAAATCCCGTGGCCCGGCTTGGATACAACGACCACGGGGCCAAACACGTCGAGATCGTCCGGAACCGTGCGCTCCGACTGTACGAACTGCTGAAACGCGGCGGCGTCTCCTTCAATGGAGCCGCAGACCAGGACCTCGAGGAGGCCGACGAGCCGGTCATCATCGCCCTCGCCGCGACACTTCACGACATCGGTCACGTCGTCCACCGCGACGATCATACCTACTACTCGATTCCGCTCGCCGCGGACCTCCTCGATAGAATTCTCCCCGAGTTCTACGACGTGACGGACCGGGTTCGCGTGAAATCAGAGGTCCTCCACGCGATCCTCTGTCATCATACCGAGGAGGATCCGCTCACGACGGAGGCAGGGGTCATCAGGGTAGCGGATGCACTCGACATGGAGGAGGGGCGGTCGCGCATCCCCTACGAACGTGGCGGGCGCGGCATCAACACGCTCTCGAGTCAGGCCATCGAGACGGTGGCACTCGTCGAGGGGGAGGAGGCGCCGGTGCTCGTGGAGATACGGATGCGCAACGCAGCCGGCGTCTATCAGGTCGACGGGTTGCTCAAGGACAAACTGCGAGATTCCCGACTGGAAGACGACATTCGCATCGTCGCGGTCAACACCGGCGCGTCGGACGACCAGCTTGTCGAGCGAATCGAGCTGTAAGCCTGGAACTCAGGTGGCGAAGTCCTGAAGTGTCGCTTCCACGTCCTTCTCCGTCGCCGTCACGCGGAGGGCGAGGGCCTGTTCAAGATCGTTGTCGGCCGCCCATGACCGGAGTTTCCGTTTCGTTTCTGACCGGGAATCGGTTTCAGAGAGGGACGGCGAAATCCGTCCGTCGCCGAGGAATCCCTCCGCGAGTTCCTCGAAGGTGCGACCGAGTTGCCGCGAGTAGAGGTCGTGGTGAGGGGTCTGGCGCTTCTGTGGGTCGGTCAGCGAGGCGACGGACTGGGCGGGCACGACGTGCACGCGCTGCTCGCCGACCACGAAGACGAAGGCGTCGGCAGTGATCGCGAGGAGTCGGTCGAGTGCTTCGCTCTCGTTCGTCTCGGCGAGGCTGTACTCCGGGTCCCCGAGCGCTCGCGCGTCGACCGTCTTCGCTACCAGTCCGGTCACCTGTTCGAAATCCGGGACAGAGACGTGGATGAGGACCCCGAGGTCCGGGTCTATCGCGGTCGAATCGTCCGTCGCGACGGTGGTCGCCCGAAATCGTGTCTGGGCTCTGGACGCACCGTCGACGTGTGTGGCGACGGTGCGGGGGAGGGCCCGACGGACGGCTTCGTGGGGATCACCCTGGTCGCCGGTGAGCCGCTCCGCCGGCTCGCGGGACGTCGCTGCATTCGCGGCGATGTCCCTGCTCGCTGCCTCGACGCGATCGCCCAGAAACCGCACGAATCGATACGTCCGCATTCGTTCGAAGGGTCGCGTGGTCGGTACAAAAGGCTATGGCTCCCAATCCGCGCTCAGTCGAGGACATCCTCGATTGCGTCCATCGTTCGTTCGACCTTCCCCACGTTGGCGTTGTAGCCCATGTGGCCGACCCGGAGGATGTCGTCGGCCATGTCGCCGAGACCGGTCGCGAGGGTGATATCGTGTCGGTCGGCGACGGTCCGCTGGATCTCCGTCGCGCGCCCCGGCACGTGAAACGCGGTCACGGTCGGGGAACTCAACTCCTCGGCGGGGTAGAGATCGAGACCCATCTCGCCACCCCGCTGTCGGCATCGTTGTGCGGCCCGTTCGTGGCGATCGTAGACGGCTGTGAGTCCCTCGTCCAGGAGCAGGTCGAGGGCCCCGTCGAGGGCCGCGACGTTCGCGGCGAGGTGCGTGTAGGGGAACCCCTCGCTCACGTCTTTCCAGGGGAGGAAGCTCGTGTACAGCGATGAGGGGTCCCGTTCCTCGATGACGTCCCACGCCCGATCGCTCACCGCCGCTGTGGTGAGTCCCGTCGGTGCGCTGATGGCCTTCTGTGAGGCCCCAAGCGCGATATCGATCTTTCCCGTCGGGACAGGAGTCCCACCGAGCGACGAGACGGCGTCGACGATCGAGAGAATTTCCCGGTCCGCCAGTCGGTCGAGTATCGGCTCGATATCGTTGTGATTGCCCGTCGGCGTATCGCAGTGCACCATGGTCGCGGCTTTGAAGTCCGACGTTCCGAGCGCTTCGGTCACCCCTTCGACGTCGAGGGGCTGGCCCCTGGGCGCGGCGACCACCTTCGGGTTTCCGCCGTAGGATTCGACGAAATTCGCGAACCCCTCCCCGTAGAGACCGTTGGCGACGACCAACACGTCGTCGCCCGGCTCGATCGTGGACGCGATGGCGGCTTCTAGCCCCAAGATCCCCTCGCCACCCATCACGATGACGTCGTCGTCGGTGCCGTACACCCTCGACAGCTTGTCGGTGACCGCCTCGTACCGGTCAGCGAAGGCGGGGTCGACGTCCGGGTTTGGCTGCTCGGTGGCCATCGCTTCCCTGACCTGATCGGGCACCGCGGTCGGCCCAGGCGTCATCAACATAGTTCGGTGTTCACTCCGCCGCGCCATCAACGCACGGGTCGCTCGAAAACTCGCGTGGCGTCGTGGGTCGGGGTCGCCATCGTGAGTCGATCGGAACACTGAACTTTTCGATCGATGTATGAGCGATCAGTTCCCCTCGGAATGTCTTCCGGACGCGATACTTCCGATTCCGATCGACGAAGTACCACGGCCACTGTCGGGGTCATTCTCGGAGCGAGTCTCATCTCTATGGGTCTTGCAGCATTTGAGATCGTTCCCGCGAGCGTTACGCCGATGATCCGCGAATCGCTGCAAATCGGCCCCTCTCTCGCCGGGTTGATCGTTAGCATCATGTTCGGAATTGCCGTTCTGACGAGTCTCCCCGCCGGTATCGTCCTCGATCGAACGAATTCCAGAGTGGCGATTGCCGCCGCGACGTTCGTCCTGTTGATCGCGGGAGGGTGGGCCTGGTACGCGGGGGTGAATGGTGAGTACTGGTCCGTTATCCTTTCGAGAGCGTTTGCCGGCGTCGCTTATGTGGTCGTCTGGAACGCCGGAATTGACGTCGTAAGCCGGGGAGTGAGTTTTTCGAACCAGGCGACGGCCGTCAGCGTGTTTACGGCGAGTGGACCGTTAGGATTCGCACTCGGGCAGGGCGCAGGGCCCATCGTCGCCCGCCACTTCGGGTGGCCGGCAATATTCCTGGTGTTCAATGGCATCACCGTTCTCGGTCTGGTAATTTTCTGGCCGGCGAGCACGGGGTTAGGTCGAAGTGAGGGCGCCGCGCCATCATTACAAGAATTCAGAACCGTCATCCAGTCCCGGGACGTCTGGACGGTTGGATTTCTGGGTTTCCTTTCGTATTCGCTGTATCTGTTCGTGAACACCTGGGGGTCGTCGTATCTCACCGAGGAGATTGGCCTCACACTGGCAGTAAGCGGCTTTCTCGTCGCAGCATTCCCCGCTGTCGGCGTCATATCGCGGATCGGGGGCGGGTTCCTCTCGGATCGATTGTTCGAGAGTCGGCGCCGACCGATTCTGTACGGGTCGTTCGGGCTGGCGGCACCGCTCTTGTTACTGTTCACCCACGTGCGCTCCATTCCAGTGCTCGCGGGTGTCCTTCTTCTCTCGGGGTTCGCGATTCAGCTCAGTCTCGGGCTGACGTTCACGTACGTAAGAGAGCTGGTCGATATACGCGTTGCAGCCACGGCAGTTGCCTTCCAGACGAGCATCGGTCTGACCGGCGCCTTTCTCTCGCCGATAGCCGGCGGAGTCGTCGTCGAAAAGGCTGGATTCGGGACGGCGTTTTTCCTCGCTGGAGTGCTCGCCATCGTCGGGATTCTGGTCACGAAGAGTGCCCAGGAGCCGACACGGCTGTGACCATCGGGTGATTTTCGTACATCCCCGTCTCGCTTTCCACCACGCAGGACCGAGACGAGATAGGTCCTTGAGAAACCTGGAGTACCCCGACCATCAACTGCAACAGCACTATTTGTCGTCGGCGTGATGTGTCGAACAATCCGCCCCAGTATACGCAGGCTGTGCTGGCGAATAGGGTGGTGAGTCAATTGTCCATCACCCGTCAGTTTGCCGAAGGGATATAAGGCTTCGACGACGAGGCGAGTGCACCCACGCTTCGTGGGTGCACTGAGGGCAACCACCATGAATTACGTGCTCTGGGCGATCGTGGCGATGGTGAGCTATTCCTTCGCGTTTCTCTTCATCAAGGTCGCGCTCCGAGGGCTCCCCACGTTCACCGCTTTACCGATCTCAATCGTGACGTTGATGGTGACAGCGACGACCCTGTCGACGGTATTCGGTGAGTGGCGTATACCCGAGCACACGACTCGCCACGTTGGATTCGCGTTCGTGGGCGGGCTCTTTCTTGCCAGCGCCGTCCTCGGATATTTCCAGGCACTTTCGGCCGGACCAGTGAGCATCGTCGTGCCGATCTTCGGGATGTTTCTCGTCGGCGGTGCGACCCTGGGGATCGTCTTTTTGGGCGAACCACTCACGGCGAAGAAGGCCCTTGGCATCGCGTTCGGTGCAATGGCGGTCGTACTCATTGCCACCTGAGACGATCCGCATGCGTGGCGATCATGTCGAGAGAGCGTAGATATATTGGGGAGGGTCCACCATGTGATAGTATGCCGAAGCCCCTATCGGCGAATACAACACCGGAGTCGCTCGATCGAGTCCTCCTTCCGGTTGAGGTATCCGGCCCGGTTTCTCTCCAAGAGACAGTCATTGAGATGGTTCGATCCTCGAAGGTCGTTCTTCTCGGTTACTGGTCGATTCCGGACCAATCCTCGGCTGATCAACATCGCGATCAGTTCGGTAAGGAGGCAGAAAAACGGCTACAGGCTGTTGGAGATCGGTTAAGCAGTCACGGGATCGAGTTCCAGAAAGAGGTGGTGTTTACAAAAAATCGGGGAGGTCTGATTGATGACGCCGCGAACAAATATGACTGTCAGTCAGTGGTACTCCCGGGGACCGAAGAACCTTCGTCGAGGCCGACACGCGGGATCGTTCTCGTGAAGCCGAATGCTGATCTTGACCGGATCGTCACGACCCTTAGTGCATTGTTCGCCGATAGCGACGTCGAATTGCTTCTCTTTCACGCCGCCAAGAACAAAAACAAACACCTCTACGATTCGACAGAATATATGCTCCGCGGACTCGCAGGTCAACTCACGGAACGTGGGATAGATTCCGACCGAATCGAGTGGGAGCAATCGATCGAAGGCGAGCGGCTTGAAATGATTCTATCGCGGGTTCCCGACTTCGACTTTGTCGTCCTTGGTGAAAGCGACCCATCGATCCGTGCACGAATTTTTGGCACCGTTCAGGCACGGCTTGCCGAGGAGACGGAGAAAACACAGCTCACGATTCGAACGAGTATCTGAGGGCTTGACTGTGGGGATGGGTATAATTACTGAGACATTTCCGTTCCATCTGGAGTTGAATTGAAAACCGACATCGACTAGACTCTGTTGCTGAAGATAGACGTTGAGGGCGCTATAGAAAGGGTGTTTCGCTATATATTTGCAGGGTAGAGGGCTTCTCCCGCCAACTAATCAATGTCAGATCCCCGAGGACCCCCCCCCCCTTTCTACGGTGCCCTCAGACGTTTTATTCAGCACGCCTCGCAATCTCTCAAGCACTTAATACTCAATACTGCTTACACAAAGCACTTGTCTAATAAGTCATTTCTGGATGCATGGACCGCAGACAATTTCTCGCGTTATCCGGACTCGGAATTTCTGGACTTGCGGGGTGTAGCTCGCCGCAAGAGAACCAACAAGCGTCAAAAAATGATAGTGAGTCCGGCTCCACTACGGAGACGACAACGTTTGCGGATCGTGAGGTAAGAGTCGAGTTTAGTGGCCTCCAAACGGGGGTAGTCCAATTCATAGAGGACTTTTACGATGTGGTTTCTGACCCCAACTCCCAGTATCTCTTTTTAGATGTGACCGTAACATCTGGGTCAACCCCGACTCTTTCAGAGTTTACCTTCCACTTCGACGATGAGGAATATTCTCCAGTTACAGATCTGACCGTCCCCGTCCATCGAGGAGAGGAATCAGACAGAGAGTATCCCGACAAACCTGGCCGGACCGTTGTAAGAAGTGAGTTTACAGGAGGCGGATTGCTCCTCTTCCAGTTGCCAGAGACTGGAGACGCCAGCGACGCCGTATTGACATGGCCAATAGGTGAATGGAAACCCGACGGTGAACTGCGCAGGCGGATTGCTGAACCGTTACCACTCTTATACACGACCCGGTGGCAAGCCTATATACCCGTTTCACGCGATAACCCCCCAGTGTTCAGGTTCACAGTGGAAAACAAGGGTAACCTACCAGGACAGTACTTTGCAGGTATCTGGGGTGAAGGAAGTGTCCATGGACCGATCACACTCGTATCTCGGCGGATTGAACCTGACGAGACGGAGGTGTGGAAGGTTCCAGGGGGACCGGAATTTATTTATAGAGAATCGGAGATGAATGAGAGCGAAAATGAAGAGTTCACTATGGAATATATGCTGGAGGGCCCCTACGGAAGCAGAAGCAAGTCTGTACCTGTCCAATATGAATAAGTGGAATGTGTTAGGGTGAATATTGCGTCTGCCTTCGTACGAAAACCGTGCTGAATATGCGCCTTTTATTCAGCACGCATGAATTCCTCCAATTATTGAGGTTTCCTTCAAAAATCGAGATCTGAAAGCACACCTATCAATGACTTTCACCATACTATCTCTACAGATGAAGAATGATCAGTATCTCACAGTCGGTTTCTAACGGATTTCAAATGTGGCCCTGACGGCGCTTGCAAAACACATCGTTTACCGATAGGAAATAACAGAATTAGCAGTAAATCGCCTTATCAACCGGTTATCGACGTGGTAAGAAACACAATTCAAGATGCGCCGGCCGGGAGTCCCGCGAGCGACTGACAGGGAGCGAGGGGGAAGTCGGGCGGCGCACGTCCGATGCGAGGTCCCGCGAGCGACTGACAGGGAGCGAGGGGGAAGTCGGGCGGCGCACGACCGATGCGAGGACGAGTGAAACTGAGTCCTCGGAAACGGGAACGGCGAGTGAAACGAGCCGTGACCGAAGGGAGTGCGCCGGCCGGGATTTGAACCAAAATCTGACGTGCTCACTTCGTTGCGCGCGTCAGATAGGGCTCAAATCCCGGGGCGATTTCTCTCGTCACCTGCGTTCCTCGAGAAATGCGCCGGCCGGGATTTGAACCCGGGCCATGAGCTTGGAAGGCTCAGGTCCTAGCCGCTAGACCACCGGCGCGCACTACCCCATACCCGATGGCACAATAAGGACGTTTCCCTTCGCGACCACGCGACCGCACCATCCGCTCACGCCGAATCCGCGCCGCGAACGACCGCATAACAGTTCCCCTGGGAAACCCACTCCCGCTCCACGACCACCGCACTCGCAGCGAGATCCTCGCCAAACTCCACCGTGTCGTAAATGTGGTAATACCGAGGTACCTCGGTCCCATCCGGCATGGTGAAGGTGACCGTCGTGTCGAATCCACGCGTCTCCTGAAAATAATCGTGCTCGACGCTCCAGACGCTGACCAGCCCCCGTGCGTCCGGTTTCAACACCCGGGCGAGTTCGTCGAGACTCCCGATTCGATCCTCGCGTCGTGGCAGGTGATGCATCGTCGCCACGTAGACCG is a genomic window of Halanaeroarchaeum sulfurireducens containing:
- a CDS encoding HD domain-containing protein, translated to MSDDNNSSGDRHYDPDADHAFPDERLNAVLETLLSDPEVTAYLEAQNVNPVARLGYNDHGAKHVEIVRNRALRLYELLKRGGVSFNGAADQDLEEADEPVIIALAATLHDIGHVVHRDDHTYYSIPLAADLLDRILPEFYDVTDRVRVKSEVLHAILCHHTEEDPLTTEAGVIRVADALDMEEGRSRIPYERGGRGINTLSSQAIETVALVEGEEAPVLVEIRMRNAAGVYQVDGLLKDKLRDSRLEDDIRIVAVNTGASDDQLVERIEL
- a CDS encoding MFS transporter, which translates into the protein MSSGRDTSDSDRRSTTATVGVILGASLISMGLAAFEIVPASVTPMIRESLQIGPSLAGLIVSIMFGIAVLTSLPAGIVLDRTNSRVAIAAATFVLLIAGGWAWYAGVNGEYWSVILSRAFAGVAYVVVWNAGIDVVSRGVSFSNQATAVSVFTASGPLGFALGQGAGPIVARHFGWPAIFLVFNGITVLGLVIFWPASTGLGRSEGAAPSLQEFRTVIQSRDVWTVGFLGFLSYSLYLFVNTWGSSYLTEEIGLTLAVSGFLVAAFPAVGVISRIGGGFLSDRLFESRRRPILYGSFGLAAPLLLLFTHVRSIPVLAGVLLLSGFAIQLSLGLTFTYVRELVDIRVAATAVAFQTSIGLTGAFLSPIAGGVVVEKAGFGTAFFLAGVLAIVGILVTKSAQEPTRL
- a CDS encoding EamA family transporter translates to MNYVLWAIVAMVSYSFAFLFIKVALRGLPTFTALPISIVTLMVTATTLSTVFGEWRIPEHTTRHVGFAFVGGLFLASAVLGYFQALSAGPVSIVVPIFGMFLVGGATLGIVFLGEPLTAKKALGIAFGAMAVVLIAT
- a CDS encoding pyridoxal-phosphate-dependent aminotransferase family protein, whose translation is MLMTPGPTAVPDQVREAMATEQPNPDVDPAFADRYEAVTDKLSRVYGTDDDVIVMGGEGILGLEAAIASTIEPGDDVLVVANGLYGEGFANFVESYGGNPKVVAAPRGQPLDVEGVTEALGTSDFKAATMVHCDTPTGNHNDIEPILDRLADREILSIVDAVSSLGGTPVPTGKIDIALGASQKAISAPTGLTTAAVSDRAWDVIEERDPSSLYTSFLPWKDVSEGFPYTHLAANVAALDGALDLLLDEGLTAVYDRHERAAQRCRQRGGEMGLDLYPAEELSSPTVTAFHVPGRATEIQRTVADRHDITLATGLGDMADDILRVGHMGYNANVGKVERTMDAIEDVLD
- a CDS encoding redoxin domain-containing protein gives rise to the protein MVETGDDAPDFTAPIANGDIEPFTLSEHLGESPIVLAFFPGAFTSVCTEEMCTFRDEMAQFNDVGATVYGLSVDTPFSLNEFRDQYDLQFGIVSDHAKEIIDAYDVEMDFADMGYYGVAKRSVFVVDADGEITYSWVSDDPGVEPDYEAVEAAAEEAAR
- a CDS encoding twin-arginine translocase TatA/TatE family subunit, with product MIDALPLFVGGMPGGMELAVILLIAVLLFGANKIPKLARSTGEAMGEFQKGREEVEQELEEMREGPSSSSETPEDESAEAESESSTET